GCACCGTGGTGGCTCGCCGATGATTATCGCCGTCGATGGCCCCGCCGCATCGGGTAAGGGCACGATCGCACGTGCTCTGGCCCGGCATTATGGCTTGCCGCATCTCGATACCGGCCTGCTGTACCGCGCGGTCGCGGCAAACGTGCTGCGGCTCGAACTCGACGGCTCGATCGAGGCCGACGCGATTGCCGCCTGCGATTTCGACGATTCGTTGCTGGAGGATCCGATCCTGCGCAGCGATCCGATCGGCACGCTCGCCTCGGTCGTCTCGGCGCATCCGCTGGTGCGCGCGTCGCTGCTGCAGCGGCAGCGGCGTTTCGCCAACCAGCCCGGCGGCGCAGTGCTCGACGGACGGGACATCGGCACCGTGATCGCGCCCGACGCCGACGCCAAACTTTTCATCCGCGCAACCCCCAACATCCGCGCGAAACGCCGCCACGCGGAGCTGCGCACCGCCGGATCGACGATCAGTATCGACAAGGTGCTCGCCGACATCCGCGCGCGCGATCTACGCGATTCGACGCGATCGAGCGCGCCCTTGGTACCGGCGAAGGATTCGGCACTGCTCGACACGAGCTTTCTGTCGATCGAGGCATCGGTCCAGCGCGCGATTGCGATCGTGGAGGCTAAACGCACTCCGTCCGGAGCCTAACGGCCTTTTCGACCGCCCATCCGGCAAACAACAGCCACCCTGGTGAAAGAAGCAAGGCAAAGGCCCACCCGAAATCCATGTCACCCGGCCGCCAGATCAAGTCACCCGCCAGCCAAGCGCACATCGCCACTTCGAGGCTGCCGACGGTGATCCACGCTTCCGGACGGTCATATTTAAGTAGTGCCATGCAGACGAACGGGAAGGAAAAGGCTACGGCAATTGGCACTCCGCCAAACAACACATCGGGCCAATTAGTCCGGGCAGTATCGTTAAAAGCTAATGTTATACCAATCAGAAGGGCGGCACCGGTGCATCCAACGATCAGCGCACGCCAAACATGCGGCGCGGAACGATCACGCACGATCGTTGCCACCGGTTTCACCCTCGACGATCGAAGAAGGCTCCACACATGCGAGCTTGTCCGCACGGACCATTTCGCAACGAATCAAGTGACGCACCACATCACTTTCATCGAGAAAGAGGCCGGATTGCACTTGTCCGTCCACCCAATGCTGCGCTTCGTCGGGTAAAGAGACTTTCAGGATCGCCACAACAAACTCCCTTGATACAGACTGCCATTTTCATTCACCCTGTCAACACAGCGCCTGCTTGCCCCAACGACCTCGTTCCGCTAAGGCGCATGCGTCCAGCGAGCCGTGGTTCGTGGAGGTCCGGCGCGGAAGGTTTCTTCCTGCGCCTTTTTCGCTTGACGAAGCCTTCATGAAAAACGTCCCGGATGGATGTCGCATTCGGCACTCGGCCCGTGCGATAGCATAGGCCAAGACCGCCGGAGACAACCGGCTGGCCGGAACATAGCTTAGGAATACAGGACTTTATGGCCACTCAGCCAAACCCAACCCGCGACGATTTTGCCGCGCTTCTCGAAATGACTCTCGGCGGTGCCGACAGCTTCGAAGGCCGCGTCGTCAAGGGCACCGTCACCGCAATCGAAAACGACCTCGCCGTCATTGACGTCGGCTTGAAGTCGGAAGGCCGCGTGCCGCTGCGCGAATTCGCAATGCCGGGCCAAAAGGCTGACCTCAAGGTCGGTGACGAAGTCGAAGTGTTCGTCGACCGCGTCGAGAACGTCCACGGCGAAGCGATGCTGTCGCGCGACCGCGCACGCCGCGAAGCCGCTTGGGACACGCTCGAAACCGAATTCGCCAAGACCGCTCGCGTCGAGGGTGTCATCTTCGGCCGCGTCAAGGGCGGCTTCACCGTCGACCTCAACGGCGCCGTGGCCTTCCTGCCGGGTTCGCAGGTCGACATCCGTCCGGTGCGCGACGTCACCCCGCTGATGGACATCCCCCAGCCTTTCCAGATCCTCAAGATGGACCGCAAGCGCGGCAACATCGTCGTGTCGCGTCGCGCGATCCTCGAAGAAACCCGCGCCGAGCAGCGTTCGGGCCTGATCCTGTCGCTCGCCGAGGGCCAGATCATCGACGGCGTCGTCAAGAACATCACCGATTACGGTGCGTTCGTTGATCTGGGCGGCATCGACGGCCTGCTGCACGTCACCGATCTGTCGTACAAGCGCGTTGGTCACCCAAGCGAGGTTCTCAACATTGGCGATACCGTCAAGGTGCAGATCATCCGCATCAACAAGGACACGCAGCGCATCTCGCTCGGCATGAAGCAGCTCGAGAGCGATCCGTGGGAAGGCGCATCCGCCAAGTATCCGGTCGGCGCGAAGCTGTCGGGCCGCGTCACGAACATCACCGAATATGGTGCGTTCGTCGAACTCGAGCCGGGCATCGAAGGCCTGGTTCACGTGTCCGAAATGTCCTGGACCAAGAAGAACGTCCACCCGGGCAAGATCGTCTCGACCTCGCAGGAAGTCGACGTCGTGGTCATCGAGGTCGATCCCGACAAGCGCCGCATTTCGCTCGGCCTCAAGCAGGCGATCAGCAACCCGTGGGAGGCCTTCGCCGAAGCGCATCCGATCGGTTCGACCGTCGAAGGCGAAGTCAAGAATGCGACCGAGTTCGGTCTGTTCATCGGTCTCGACAACGATGTCGATGGCATGGTCCACATGTCCGACATCGCTTGGGGCGTTTCGGGTGAAGACGCGCTCAACCTGCATCGCAAGGGTGAGGTGGTTCAGGCCATCGTGCTCGACATCGACGCCGAAAAGGAGCGTATCTCGCTTGGCATCAAGCAGCTTGAGCGGGGCGCTCCGGCGGCTGGCGGCGTTGCGGCCGGCGGCACCACGGCCGCGGCATCAGGCCTCAACAAGAACGCCATCGTCACGGTCACCGTGCTCGAAGTCCGCGACGCGGGTCTCGAAGTGCAGGTCGGCGACGACGGCGCGACGGGCTTCATCAAGCGCACCGACCTCGGCCGCGATCGCGACGAGCAGCGTCCGGAGCGGTTCCAGACCGGCCAGAAGTTCGATGCGATGGTCACCGGCTTCGATCGTTCGAAGAAGCCGACCTTCTCGATCAAGGCGATGCAAATCTCCGAAGAGAAGCAGGCCGTCGCGCAATACGGTTCGTCGGATTCGGGCGCGTCGCTCGGCGACATCCTCGGCGCTGCGCTGAAGGCGCAGGGCTCCGACAGCAAGAAGTAAGCGGCAGGCGAGGCTACTCGTCCAAATTGAGTAGCCTCGCCGCTGTTTTTTCGTGTCGTTTCGTGCCTATACCCGTAAATGGACTTGAGCTATATTAAGTCCGAAGTGGCCTTTCCGTTTCAAATCGAGCGGGCGGGCGAGCGGGTAAGGGAATGATGCGATGATCCGTTCGGAACTCGTCCAAATGCTCGCGGCGGATAATCCGGATTTGTCCCCACGCGACATCGAAGCACTCGTGACCACCTTTTTCGATGAGATTTCCAAACGCCTCGCCGAAGGCGGCCGGGTGGAGTTGCGTGGCTTCGGGGCATTTTCTACCCGCGCACGCGATGCACGCACCGGACGCAACCCCCGCACCGGCGAATTGGTCGCGGTCGATGCCAAGCGCGTCCCCTATTTCAAACCTGGCAAGGAAATGCGCGCTCGTCTTAACGTGTAAGACGCTGTTTCTTCGACTTGACGTCACGCGCGCGGTGCGCTTGGCAGATCCGCGGATGCGGACGTGGCGAAATTGGTAGACGCACGGGACTTAAAATCCCTCGCCCTTTGGGTGTGCGGGTTCGAGTCCCGCCGTCCGCACCACCGCCGCTGCGCTTGACGGTGGCATAGCGCCGCTCCCGGTGGCAGGATGCAGCAATGATGCGCTGCCGACCGATCTTCCTCCCCGCGCTCGTCGCATCCACCGCGATGTTGCTTGTGGCCTGCACATCGCGTGCCGATGATGGCCCGATCGTGGTCAGCGCAATCGGCGAATCACCCGCCCTCGCCGATCCGGCGCGCGGCGCGCTCGACACCCCGACACGGCTGATGCTCGACACGACCGCACAAGGGCTCGTCCGCTTCGATTCGACCGGACAAATCGAACCCGGCATCGCGGAGCGCTGGAGCGTCATCGATAACGGCACCAGCTACATCTTCCGGCTGCGCGAGGCCGAATGGAGCGACGGGAAGCCCGTTAGCGCCGCCGACGTCGTAAAAGTCCTCCGCCGCCAGGTCGCTGCGGGATCACGAAATATCCTGCGGCCGTATTTAAGCGCGATCGACGAGATCGTCGAGATGACGCCAGAGGTGATCGAGATCCGCCTGAAGCGCCCGCGCCCCGATCTGCTCAAACTGTTCGCCCAACCCGAACTGGCGATCCTGCGCATGACACCCCCCGGCGGCAGCGGACCCTATCGTATCGCGTCGCAGCGTCGCCGTACCGTCCTGCTCCGCCCGGCGTTCGACCCGGCGCGGAGCCCAGACGACGATGTGGTGGAGCCCTCCCCCGCAGCCGATATCCGCCTGATCGGAGAGCGCGCTGCGCGTGCGATCGTGCGGTTCGACCGGCGCGAGGCGAATTTGGTGACGGGCGGCACCTTCGCCGATTGGCCGCTGGTCAATCTGACGACGATTGCGCCGATCAACCGGCGGTTCGATCCCGCCGCCGGCGTATTCGGACTGGCAGTGGTGAACCGCAGCGGTGTGCTCGCCGATGCGGCGAATCGCGCCGCGATCGCCCGTTCGATCGACCGTGCGGGGTTCGTCGCGGCCATTTCTCCCGATTGGGAGCCAGCGGCCCGATTGCTCCCCGAACAACTCGATTCGTCCGCGCCGCCCGCCGTGCCGGCCTGGTCCGCTCCGCCCGCGCCCGGTGAACCCACCCCGCGCGATCGGATTGCGGCGTGGCAGCGTGCGCATCCCGGCAATTTGCGCGTGCGCATCGCCTTGCCGACCGGGCCGGGTGCAAATCTGCTCTTCGGTTACGTGGGCGCCGCGCTGATCTCGCTCGGCATCACGCCAGAGCGTGTGGCGATCGATGCGCCAGCCGATCTCCGCCTGATCGACGCCGTCGCGCCGTATGACAGCGGGCGCTGGTACGTCGCCACCGCGTGCCAAATGTGTAGCGAAGTCGCGCAAACCGCGATCGACGCGGCGCGCGGTGCCGATTCGGCCCGCCTGCGCGCGCAGCAAATCGCGGCGGCCGATGCGGCGCTCGCCCGCGATGTCGCCTTCATCCCGCTCGCCCACCCGCTACGCTGGTCGCTGGTCAGTGTACGATTGCGCGCCTGGACCGGGAACTCGCGCGCGTGGCACCCGTTGAATCATCTGCGCAACGACCCCAATTGAGGTGACATGGCAGATAAAACTACCCGCATGACCGCTCCGCCGTTCGGCGACTTTGCTGCCTCCTATACGGGGCGCGATGCGGCGTCAGTGCGCAAGCGGATCGAAGCGATGGAGCGATTGCTCGAAGGCCTGTTCGTGATTCCCGGTATCAATCGTCGCGTCGGGCTCGACGTGATACTCAATTTGATCCCGGTCGGCGGCGACGCGGCCGGCGCAGCAATGGGCGCATGGATGGTGTGGGAGGCGCGCAATCTCGGCATGTCGAAGGCGCAAATGGCGCGGATGTTCGGCAATGTGGGGCTGGATTTCGTGCTTGGTCTCGTGCCGTTTATCGGCGCCATCCCCGATTTCTTCTTCCGCTCGAACACGCGCAACCTGCGGATCATCAAGCGCCACCTCGACAAGCATCACCCCGCTACGGCAGTGATCGAAGCGCGCTGACGATCAGCGGCGCCCGCGCCAGATCTTGAGACTGGCATTAGCGGCCAATCCACCTGAATTGGCCTCGCAGCGGGCGTAGGCGAAGGTCTTGTCGAGGCACAGCCACAGTTCGTCGAGCCAGCCCTTGCGGTTGGCGGTCACGCGCACTGCATTGGCAGGGACGCCCGGGTTAGATGCAGCGAAGGCCGCGGCGAATTGCCCGGCGTTTAACGGCTTGCGCGACAGCGCGTTCATGTCGGGATAGCGCAACTTGCCGTACAGGCCGGTCGAGCGCGCAAAATAATCGGTCGGCGTGGTCTGCATACAGGTGCCGTGCTTGGCCCATTCGTGTTGCAGGAGCTGCGCCGACGGGGTCGCGCATAGGTTCCGCTTGATCACTGCGGGCGGGAGCAGCGGCGTCGCGGCGCAATATTGCGGCCACTCCTTGCCGACGCCATCGGGCCATAGCCCATGCAGCGTGAAGCCGAAGCGATTGCTGCTTTGACACTGAAACCGCGCCGAAGCATCGCGCGCGTTATTGTGGCAATATTGCGGGGCCCAAGTCAGCGCGAGCGTATAGCCGGTGATCGGACGCACCCGCTGCGGTTGGCTGGCAGACGCAAGATCGGGGCGCGGGGTCGGCACGGTCGAGGGCACCGTGCATTGATAACTTTGCGCCGCCGCCACACCCGGCAGCGCGATCAGCGCTGCCCCCGCGATCCCCAACATCGTCCGCATCGCCCAGCCCCTCAAAGTGTCGCGAAATCCAGCCCGATATCGGCCGCCGGAGCCGACTGCGTCAAGCGCCCGACGCTGACATAGGTAACCCCTGTCTCGGCAATCGCGCGGATCGTGTCGAGCCGCACCCCGCCCGAGGCCTCGGTCGGCACGCGCCCGCCGACAAGTCGCACCGCCTCGCGCAACGTCGGCGGGTCCATATTGTCGAGCAGCAGATGCGTCGCCCCCGCCGCCAGCGCGGGTTCGATCTGGTCGATCGAATCGACCTCGACGATGATCCGCTCAATCCCCGCCGCGACCGCGCGCGCCACCGCCGGACCGACCCCGCCTGCGACTGCGACATGATTGTCCTTGATCATCGCCGCATCCCACAGCCCCATGCGATGATTGGTCGCGCCGCCCATCCGCGTGGCATATTTCTCCAGCGCGCGGAGTCCGGGGATTGTCTTGCGCGTATCGAGCAATGTGGCACCTGTGCCCGCAATCGCATCCACATAGCTCCGCGTCATCGTCGCGATGCCGGAGAGATGCTGCACCGTGTTCAGCGCTGATCGTTCGGCGGTCAGCATCGCGCGGGCTAGACCGTGCAGCCGCAGCAGATCGGTCCCGGCGGACACGCTCTGCCCATCCTCGACCAGTTGCTCGATCACCACATCGGGATCGAGCGCGCGAAAGAACGCCTCGGCGATCGGCAGCCCTGCAACGACGATCGCATCGCGGCTGTCCATCGTGCCAGTAAAGCGTGCCTCCGCCGGAATGACGGCCGCGGAGGTGATGTCGCCGCCGGGGCCGAGGTCTTCGGCGAGGGTTGAGGCGACGAAGGCGGGGAGGTCGAAACGGTCGAGGGTAAAGGTCACCGTCTCAATCCCCCGTAACCCGCACCGGCCCCAGATCGCCCATCCCCACTGTCCCGCTCGCCATCGCGAGCATCGCGTCGAGGCTCTTCTTCGCTTGCAGGCGCAGGCCCTCTTCGATCTCGATCCGCGGCGTCAGGTCGCGCAGCGCTACGTAGAGCTTCTCGAGCGTATTCAGCGCCATGTACGGGCAGATGTTGCAGTTGCAATTGCCGTCCGCGCCCGGCGCGCCGATGAAGTTCTTGAGCGGCGCGGCCTTGTGCATTTGGTGGATGATATGCGGCTCGGTTGCTACGATCAGCGTGTCGCCGGGCATCTGATCGGCATAGGCCAGGATGCCGCTGGTCGATCCGACATAATCGGCATGGTCGAGAATGTAGGGCGGGCATTCCGGGTGCGCAGCGATCGGCGCGCCGGGATATTGCAGCTGCAGCTTGAGCAATTCGGTTTCGCTGAAGCGTTCGTGCACAATGCACACCCCCGGCCACAGCAGCATCTCGCGCCCGGTCTTGCGCACCAGATAGCCGCCGAGGTTCTTGTCCGGCCCGAAGATGATCGGCTGGTCGAGCGGAATCTGGCTGAGGATCTTCTCGGCCGACGACGAGGTCACGATCACGTCGGACAGCGCCTTCACCTCAGTCGAGCAATTGATGTAGGTCAGCGCGATGTGATCGGGGTGCGCCGCACGGAACGCAGCGAATTTGTCTGGCGGGCAACTGTCCTCAAGCGAACAGCCCGCATCCATGTCGGGCAGCACGACGATCTTGTCGGGCGACAGAATCTTCGCCGTCTCGGCCATGAAGCGCACGCCGCAGAAGGCGATGACATCGGCATCGGTCGCCGCCGCCTTTTTCGACAGATCGAGACTGTCACCGACGAAATCGGCGAGATCCTGAATCTCGGGCTTCTGGTAGTAATGCGCCAGGATCACGGCATTGCGCTCCTCGCGCAGCCGATCGATCTCAGCGCGCAGGTCCAGCCCGGTCAGGCTCCCGCCGATACCACCACGTGCGTCCATCTTGCTGCTCCCGCGTATCCGCGTGTCACATGGACGCGGGCGCGCCCACGATCAAGGGTGCGGTGCGAGCGGCGGGAATGGCGGGAAGGCGAGCGGCGCTACCGCAGCCCCGGGCGAACCCGCCGTCGCCGCCTGATAGAGCACGACACCGATCGAACTTTGGCTCAGGGATTCGACCAGCAGCAGCGTCACCAATACGATTGTCCCAATTCCCCAGCCCCAGGCCGGATGAACGCGCCCGGTTCGGCGCAAATCGGCGATCACGCCGATCACCGGGAAAATCATCACCGCCGCGAAGGTCGCCTCATACGCCCAAGGAATGAGCAATGGCAGCGGGAGCAATCGCCCGTAAGCTGGCCCCATCAGGATCGCCATGCCGCAAAAGTGCAGCCGCCGGTGCCAGTCGGTCTGCCGCCGCAGCACGATCGCCGCGACCGACAGGCCGGCGAAGGAAAAGATCGAAACCGGGTCGAGGATCAGAAATTGCAGCGGCGTGAAGAAGAACGGCGTGCGCGCCTCCCGCACCATCGCCAACGTGACCGCGCAGCCGAGAACGCACATCGCCACGATCCACCCTGCCGCGATCCAGCCAAGCCGCCGGTGCAGCGCGATCGATCCGCGCGCGACCAGCGCGTTCTGGGCCACATAGATCGCAACCCAGCCCATGAAGACGATAGCATGGGCGTGAACCAGCGGCGGCGATGCGGCGAAGCTCGACCGCCCCATCGCGAGTTGCAGCGAAAAGCCTGCCACGATGACCAGGGCCATCGCGATCGC
Above is a genomic segment from Sphingomonas sp. HMP6 containing:
- the nadC gene encoding carboxylating nicotinate-nucleotide diphosphorylase, translating into MTFTLDRFDLPAFVASTLAEDLGPGGDITSAAVIPAEARFTGTMDSRDAIVVAGLPIAEAFFRALDPDVVIEQLVEDGQSVSAGTDLLRLHGLARAMLTAERSALNTVQHLSGIATMTRSYVDAIAGTGATLLDTRKTIPGLRALEKYATRMGGATNHRMGLWDAAMIKDNHVAVAGGVGPAVARAVAAGIERIIVEVDSIDQIEPALAAGATHLLLDNMDPPTLREAVRLVGGRVPTEASGGVRLDTIRAIAETGVTYVSVGRLTQSAPAADIGLDFATL
- the rpsA gene encoding 30S ribosomal protein S1, with the protein product MATQPNPTRDDFAALLEMTLGGADSFEGRVVKGTVTAIENDLAVIDVGLKSEGRVPLREFAMPGQKADLKVGDEVEVFVDRVENVHGEAMLSRDRARREAAWDTLETEFAKTARVEGVIFGRVKGGFTVDLNGAVAFLPGSQVDIRPVRDVTPLMDIPQPFQILKMDRKRGNIVVSRRAILEETRAEQRSGLILSLAEGQIIDGVVKNITDYGAFVDLGGIDGLLHVTDLSYKRVGHPSEVLNIGDTVKVQIIRINKDTQRISLGMKQLESDPWEGASAKYPVGAKLSGRVTNITEYGAFVELEPGIEGLVHVSEMSWTKKNVHPGKIVSTSQEVDVVVIEVDPDKRRISLGLKQAISNPWEAFAEAHPIGSTVEGEVKNATEFGLFIGLDNDVDGMVHMSDIAWGVSGEDALNLHRKGEVVQAIVLDIDAEKERISLGIKQLERGAPAAGGVAAGGTTAAASGLNKNAIVTVTVLEVRDAGLEVQVGDDGATGFIKRTDLGRDRDEQRPERFQTGQKFDAMVTGFDRSKKPTFSIKAMQISEEKQAVAQYGSSDSGASLGDILGAALKAQGSDSKK
- a CDS encoding integration host factor subunit beta: MIRSELVQMLAADNPDLSPRDIEALVTTFFDEISKRLAEGGRVELRGFGAFSTRARDARTGRNPRTGELVAVDAKRVPYFKPGKEMRARLNV
- a CDS encoding ribbon-helix-helix domain-containing protein, which encodes MAILKVSLPDEAQHWVDGQVQSGLFLDESDVVRHLIRCEMVRADKLACVEPSSIVEGETGGNDRA
- a CDS encoding ribonuclease T2 family protein, which gives rise to MRTMLGIAGAALIALPGVAAAQSYQCTVPSTVPTPRPDLASASQPQRVRPITGYTLALTWAPQYCHNNARDASARFQCQSSNRFGFTLHGLWPDGVGKEWPQYCAATPLLPPAVIKRNLCATPSAQLLQHEWAKHGTCMQTTPTDYFARSTGLYGKLRYPDMNALSRKPLNAGQFAAAFAASNPGVPANAVRVTANRKGWLDELWLCLDKTFAYARCEANSGGLAANASLKIWRGRR
- the nadA gene encoding quinolinate synthase NadA; this encodes MDARGGIGGSLTGLDLRAEIDRLREERNAVILAHYYQKPEIQDLADFVGDSLDLSKKAAATDADVIAFCGVRFMAETAKILSPDKIVVLPDMDAGCSLEDSCPPDKFAAFRAAHPDHIALTYINCSTEVKALSDVIVTSSSAEKILSQIPLDQPIIFGPDKNLGGYLVRKTGREMLLWPGVCIVHERFSETELLKLQLQYPGAPIAAHPECPPYILDHADYVGSTSGILAYADQMPGDTLIVATEPHIIHQMHKAAPLKNFIGAPGADGNCNCNICPYMALNTLEKLYVALRDLTPRIEIEEGLRLQAKKSLDAMLAMASGTVGMGDLGPVRVTGD
- the cmk gene encoding (d)CMP kinase: MIIAVDGPAASGKGTIARALARHYGLPHLDTGLLYRAVAANVLRLELDGSIEADAIAACDFDDSLLEDPILRSDPIGTLASVVSAHPLVRASLLQRQRRFANQPGGAVLDGRDIGTVIAPDADAKLFIRATPNIRAKRRHAELRTAGSTISIDKVLADIRARDLRDSTRSSAPLVPAKDSALLDTSFLSIEASVQRAIAIVEAKRTPSGA
- a CDS encoding ABC transporter substrate-binding protein, which gives rise to MMRCRPIFLPALVASTAMLLVACTSRADDGPIVVSAIGESPALADPARGALDTPTRLMLDTTAQGLVRFDSTGQIEPGIAERWSVIDNGTSYIFRLREAEWSDGKPVSAADVVKVLRRQVAAGSRNILRPYLSAIDEIVEMTPEVIEIRLKRPRPDLLKLFAQPELAILRMTPPGGSGPYRIASQRRRTVLLRPAFDPARSPDDDVVEPSPAADIRLIGERAARAIVRFDRREANLVTGGTFADWPLVNLTTIAPINRRFDPAAGVFGLAVVNRSGVLADAANRAAIARSIDRAGFVAAISPDWEPAARLLPEQLDSSAPPAVPAWSAPPAPGEPTPRDRIAAWQRAHPGNLRVRIALPTGPGANLLFGYVGAALISLGITPERVAIDAPADLRLIDAVAPYDSGRWYVATACQMCSEVAQTAIDAARGADSARLRAQQIAAADAALARDVAFIPLAHPLRWSLVSVRLRAWTGNSRAWHPLNHLRNDPN
- a CDS encoding DUF4112 domain-containing protein, whose translation is MTAPPFGDFAASYTGRDAASVRKRIEAMERLLEGLFVIPGINRRVGLDVILNLIPVGGDAAGAAMGAWMVWEARNLGMSKAQMARMFGNVGLDFVLGLVPFIGAIPDFFFRSNTRNLRIIKRHLDKHHPATAVIEAR